CTAGATTTTTTCAAACACTTGTGCAACAGCCAGAGATAGGAGAGGAGAGGCGGAGAGATAAAAGAACAAAATCTTAATCTCTTCATACCTTTTTGACTATGAGAGCACTGGGTTATTGAATCAACTAAAAAAAACAGATCCACTCTGTGATGAAGACTTGGCTCGTTTTCCAGCTTACGGATGAGAAGTTCGACAACCTGCACGAAATCAAGGGTTGAAACACATTTTCAATTTTCCAAGGATAGTGCATTATGTGTTAAAATAACAGCCCAACAAAAGAAACGATGGAGACAGAATAACAACAAACATATAAACAGCAATCTGCATAGAACAGAGGgttcaaaaacatttaaattttccAAGGAAAATGCATTGTGTTAATATAaccaaccaaaaaaaaattgacgGAGACAGAATGGGAACTAACAAATACAGCAAGCTATAATGAGCCAAACATAGGGAGGCACACAAATGATTGGGTGTCTAGAATCAATCAGTCAGTGAAGCAACCACATATTTTCCCTGAATACGGGTAGTTCATGCCACTTTTGTATTGGAATAAAAGTACTGAATCTAACTTGATATAAGTTTGAATATTCTTAATTTTATGAATGTTATCAGATAATGATGATTCAGTCAAATGATGTAAGCATTTTTCACATTATAGTTGTAAAAAGTGTGTGCCCGGCTGCACCTATGATGACTTGATTCAGTCAAATGATGTAAGCATTTTTAACACTTTGTAAAAAGTAAGTGCCCGGCTGCACCTAGGCACAAGGCGCAGCCGGGCACACCCTACGCGCTTGGGTAACCACCCAGGCGCCGACCTTGCAAGAGGAGAGCCTAGCCCAGGCGCACGCCTCTTGCAAGACACAAGGGTTTCTTGAGGCGACAAAAAGCGCATTTCTGTATTTCACTTCCAGTTTCtctattttttaacaaaaatgcGCTGCAAAGCTTAGAGATCAAAGCTGgtttaggaaaaaaaaaaccccaAAGCTGGTTTAGGAAAAAACCTAAAGCATAAaccataaaaattttaacaaaaaaGGGCTGCAAATTCTACAGCCCAAAGCtggtttagaaaaaaaaaaattcaaagaatAAACCCTAAAAAATAAAAAGCACGGCAGCAACAATCAATGCCCTGTTATCCTTCTAttctattttgaaaaataaaaaataaaaaacaatgaTCAAATCCCCAACATCAGCAAGCATCCTGATGAAGAAGAAGCACAACAACGACAACGAAGGGTCTCCAAACCATCAAACAACAAAGAATCATTTTATTGATGAATTAGACTTCTGAAaagcttaattattttaactatataaatatattttttttaaattaatagtGTGTCTTGCTTCAATAAGACGCATGCCTCGCCTTGCGCCTCAGGCTCCAAGAGCCCTTTATGACTTGGTGCGCCTTGCGCCTCTATTAACTATGTTTCACATCTCTACTTAAGTTCAAAAACATAGGCATTGATGTCTCCCATGATACATTAACATGCAATACCATAATATATCAAAGGCCTTAATCCATGACAATACCCTGAACATCCTAGGAAAATGACACCCCAAAAATTTCAGGAGAAATCTCACTTCTTCACAAGGATGAAATCAAAAAAACCAAGAATGCATAATGCCTAAAGCATGTGTTCTCGCAAAACCAAACAAATTAAAACAAGTTTTCAATCAATTGGAACTAGGAGAATACTGATGATTTATGCCAGTAacctaacaaaatcataaaagggaaatgcatgggatcaTATTGAAAAATGAACACATAGCAATAAGATATTTGATTTAAAAAAGTTTAAATAAGCTGAAAAATGTTATTACACACTAATATATCTACCTCATTGGCAATCCCATACTTTGCACAATCAATTGCAAGACGAGTTGCACGCCCAATACTTTCTTTGGTCCTTGACAATGTCTCTATCATCCCTTCAAAAGCATCACGAGCAACAGCTGCTTCGGTACCTCCACTTAAAGGACCCCCAATAGCATGATCACTGGAACTCAACATTCTCTCCTCAAGAACTTCATTTTCATGTTGACTAGTCGATGAAAAATGGTGAACATCAGCAGGAGAAATGGAATGTAAGCTTTGTACATCCAGTTGTTGTGTGTTGCTTGATTCAAAGACTCTGCTAGCAGGAGCAGGGCTTAAGCTTTTTCTATGCAATTCAGCTTCAATATCCAAAAGTGGAAAAAGAAACCCATAAGAACACTGTGAGTGAGCTTCTCTTTTTCTAGCCTGAGCAGCAGCTATGAGATGTTTCATGGACATGACAGATTCTGGAATTTTCGCATTAACTGAAGAACTTGTTTCTTCACGTTTACCAACATCCAGCCTGAGTAATGGTGCATTCAAACATAAGCCAAGATAACaagaaaataaattaatgtCCATTCAATCAAGACTTTCTAGTTACCTTTCACAAAGTGGAGCGATGTTTTTGTTAGGGTGTCCCACCACGTGAGAAGAATCGTTGATCCTTGAATCTGACTTCACAGCAGCATTCCTTTTCTCTCGAGAAGAAGCTGGATTATTTCTATCAGTTATAATTTCATGAGGAGATGAAGTTAATCTGTCAGAAGCAGTAGGAAGAACATTGTTGGCTCCCGTGGGAGCTTTCGTCAGAGAAACATTGCCAGGTTCCTTGCTGAAGTTAATGTTCTGCTGTTCAGCTAATGGTCTGGTACTATTGATAGACTGGGGAGACTTTTCAGGGGCAACTGAAACTGGTCTAATCTCCATGGCAGGTAAATTTTCATCATCTAAGTGGGCTAAATTAGGGGATACACGTGCAGCTGATAATTCTCCAGCCATCTTCACTAAGCCTAgctgaaaatttggagatggAGCTTTATTGGATACTCGAGCACATTGTGCCTGTTCCTTTGAACGATCATCAATAGTTCCTCTATCTCTAGAAGTCAATTTATCTTTGACACAACTCTCACCCTGCACAACAGTTTTCTTTTTAGAATCTGGTGCACGTGGGTTAACAGAAACCTTACTAGTAAATCCTCCATGAACCGGGGTTTTAGGTATGTCATCGTCGCCGTCATCATATAGTCGGACAGCTCTTCGTTTTGAGGGCAACTGTGAAACTGGAGATCGAACTTTGTTAGGATGTACTGAGTCATTTTTGTGCGATGCAGAACCTCCTAATTTACTTTCAGAAATCGTAGCAGAACTAGGCATCGCATCAAATGTTGTCCGATGACGCTTAGTTGGGGGAAGATCATCGTCATCGGTAAAATGATTTGACTCATTATTTATCTGTATTTTGGAGGGCTGCTGATTCTGGGGCACCCCTTCTGATGTTGACCTCTTGAGTTCTATATCACTCATTTTTCCATCAAGAACATTAGGACTTCTGGAATCATTTTTCCTGTTTCTTTGTGATCTTGACATGCTAGCATCATTTCCAGTGTCAGTACATTTTGATATTATGGCAGGACACGTAATCTCACTAGTCTGAAAAGCTAGTTTTTCAGATTCATGTTGGGTCTTCATCCTTTTCCTGGAGACAACTTCACTTTGCTCCAAATCTATTTCAGCATCCATCCGTCCATTATCTTTGGAGTCAGAACGTCTTTTATCCACAGCAATTCTTTTTTCCTTGCCTGCAACTAAAGCTGATTTTGAATTGCCTGCAGATGACACCTTCCTATTGCTATCTGAAGATAACTTCCTTCGCATTCCATCACCTGTATGCTCACGAGGAACAGCAGAACTACTATTCTTGCACTGTACCTTCgggtttcttctttgaccccaTTGCTAGCTTCTTTTGGTGGCCATTTGCCAATTCACTCCGGCCACTATCAGAATGCCTAGCCTCCGCTTTCGCATTACCAGAACCTTCCTTCTTAACATTGGAAGGTACATTACTAAGATCTTTAGATTTCTCATTAGTCTTTCCTGAAGATATACATGGAGATAAATTACGATCCACGTCTCCTGACAAGTAAGGGTTTATATCTTGACATTCAATCTCACCATGTCTTTGTGAACAATGCTCTAGCTTAGAGCCGAGCTCAGGGTGACCATTGACCTCTAATTTGCAGTGCGATTCATTCACTTCAATCCCAACTTTTTCACTAACCTACCAAAGAATCATTTACCACCGGATCAGTAGAATGTTCTGATGCAAAAGTTTGTTCGCTGTTGTCATCTCTTGTACCACTTGAACTTTCATGCTGTAACTTTTCATATTGCTCACAGATTTCCTTCGCTGCTTGGGCAAAGTACTTAACTGTCTTACCCTGGCAGCGAGCAGACAGTTTATTTTTTGCTTCAATGGTGAATGCCTGAATATCCGCAGGAGCGACAAATGCTCTGTGATGAAAAGAAAAGACAAGAATTCAAAGGAGAATACCATGTAAGCCATTCTTGTTTTTTCATTCTAAATATTAGTTATAAAGTACCAAACATTTGCAGATGCTAGCGATAAAGATTGTGTAACGAGGTAATAGCTTTATATCGAATTACatttaagaaaaaataaaacCTTTCCAAGGGAATTTTCCAATTGTTGTTGAAATTCGTATCTATTCAATTTAAAATTTCCATTAGCAAACAGCAGATCACATATCAATACTAAATTCCACAATGACGCAGAAGCATTTTCCCTGTCAAATATATCTTCAAAGAGCAACCACCTTCTGAAATGTCAGCTGCTAAGATTAGTCATTGCCCATGAATGAGATAATGAGAACAGCATACTCTAATATTTCAAGCACTCTACAAAGCTTTAGACAATATATTAACGTCTATTTCCTGTAACTCGAATAGAGCAGAGAGAAAATGTACCCATTAAAAGCACAATGGAAGAAGAAATAACTTTACTAAAAGCAGGAAACCATGGATCAAAAAGAGATCTTACCAGCGAAACTTTATCAAAATGAGATATTTAGCTATTTGCATCCAGTTGAatgataatttaaaaataaggaCCACATGACCAATTGAGACATTTAAAGCATTTAAATAAAGCACGTAACCGTCGGACATGAATATGTTATGTAGACAAAAGCAATTGCTTTAAAACAAAGCAACAAACTATgatacaaatatttttatcatcgACCCAACACAGCATAAAGCATAACATAGGTATGAGGCAACGTGTGTGGCCTTATATAATTAATGTACTACAGGAAATCCATCTAACTGTTTGCATTCCCTTTAAGGAATTGCATCCATTTAAAAATgtgcaaaacaaaaaatttcaaaaacctGAACCCATAGCCAGGACCAAACCTAGAACGCTGATTCTATATTTCACTTAAATAAAATTACCAGGAAAAGGACAAAATATAACATTCCACCTGGTTACAAGGGTAATAAATAAATCTTCATCGTATATAAGTGCTTTAATATCCACCTCAATTTAAGTAAAATTAGAATGGAAACAGCCGGTTAACATTAATCCACTAAATTGCACCTCTAAAAGTGTCCAATTGCAAGAATACTCCTTATCTTTAAAAAATGCAATTACCCAACAGCAGACATTAAACCCTCATAAGTTATTTTTCCAGAAAAACTCTTAGAATCAACCTGGAAACAAGCTCTCTCGGCATATGCACAAGGAAAAGATAAAAAGGGAAGTGCTTACATCTCTGATGTACCAAAGAActgaacaaaatattttttgggatcAGGAACGCGCTTCCAATCTTCAGGTCTGCTTATCTGAAATTAAAGCCACAAAAGGTTAGTCAATCATCCAACTTAAATTTGACTTGAGCACAATCAAAGCCAAGAACTGATTATGCGCTAATCACATGAGTAAACAAACACATAACCGTGAAAGCAGCCTAATCGCCTTAATCAAGAGGAAAATAGTTAGCTTGTATTCAAATATAAAGGTGGGGTTTTGAAAGGGTCGGTAATATATTGGAATCAAATGGAATCAGACATCCACTATTACTTCATACAGTTTGAATACATGGATACTCTGGTGCACAAAAGCGAAAGAAGCCTGAATACAACAGACTGCTAACAAGACTCGGACACGTGTTCCAGATAGTCACCCACATGTCTATGTATGCACTAACAAGATTCAGACACGTGTCTCCACAGATAGTCACCTACATGTCTATATATGTACTGCTTTTGTGTGAGAGATCAACGGGATGCCGTTACGGAGTTAATGGAGACGTAGACAACACATTTTGAACCAAAAAACTCGTGATGGAGAAAGGTAATATATTGGAATCAAATGGAATCAGACACCCACTATTATTTCCTATAATTTGAATATACAGACACTCCGGTGAACAAAAGCGAAAGAAACCTGAATACAAAAAACTACTAACAAGACTCGGACACGTGTGTCCAGATAGTAACCTACATGTCTATGTGCGCACTAACAAGACTCGGACACGTGTCTCCACAGATAGTCACCTACATGTCAATATGTGCACAGCTTATACCTGCGAGATCAACGGGATGTAGTTACGAAGTTAATGTAAACACATTTAGAACCAAATAACTCGTGATTGAGAAAAAAGTTTTAAGTTGTAACCCTAGTTCCCATGCCTTAATGCAACTCCGCCGAAGTTAAATCTGACATGAGTAAATGAAAAATCAACTACATTTTATACCTCTGTCTTCTAGTTCCCAAGACCACaattattcacctctaaatatTTCAATCAAACTCTGAAACTCAATGCAACTCCATAAAGAGGGTTGGTAAACGAAAATTCAAATCAAACAAATTCTTATTCCGAAGAAAATAATTGATCATACCATcataaaagcataaaaataacTTCTAAAAAAAGGAAAGATTGATCAAAATAAagaacgataaagaataaaggCATATGGAAAGTCATCAAATCGAATCAAGAATGCACCTTGGCAGGCCAAGCCGGAAAACCCTTAACCTTAGCGAGGACGAGATCGCCCAAACTCAACTCATTCTTCGTCTTTGAGCCCTTCGCTCCACGCTTTCTCGCTGGAGGCATGCCGTCCAACCCCTTCGATTGAACCACAATAAAATATAAGTTCAACCAGCCCTAGACCCGACGATAATCCTCCGGGGCATCCCCGAAACGGTGTCACTTTGCGGAACTCGACCTTATGATGCAGCGTTAGACTCCACCGATTAACAATTGTTCGTAATTTAGAACCGAAGGCAGCGACGAGACGAGACGGAGACGGAGACGGAGACGGTGGCGTTGGTTTTGGTGCTGTGGCGGATATGGAGAAAGGCAGATACTAATGTTTTTTGGTTGTGAGGAATATCTATTTGCATCAATCGAATTAGTGTtaaatattaatcaaataataattgtattagaaaataacataattaattttgttactaaattaaataaatattaatcaaataataattgtattagaaaataacataattaattttgttactaaattaaagtaaataaaataaatatagtgTCTGAGttataaaaaattgtatttttcaagaataaaACTTTTATAGCACAATGTATCTTAAGTATCTATAGACAAAAATCaaagtttttgtcatttttctAAACACAATACCTTCCGGCCAGAGGCGAAGACACATGTCGTTGTATGTCCGGAtggtccaattttttttaaaaaaattttgtataatttttgaaataatatgatattaatcttggtagatcaatttaatttaaaatattaaaagattctagagtttaaaattctagtcAGGAAAGAGCCATATTTCTGGCTTCGCCACTGCTTCCAACTAAAATTTGTCGAAAGATACGCGATGATGttagaaaatatttattaagtGAATAAATTAAAGATCAATTAACACTGGATTTATATCTTAAAAAGATGcaatatttaatattgtttataaTTTTTAGTAAGTTGTTAACGACACATTATATATCGAGTAACCGACAAATAACTTGCATGTCATAAATTGTGATACACAATTTTCTTCTACCGACCTCCCATGAAGGTCAATTCCCCCATATATGTCAGTACATACATTGATCAAGAGTTGTGATCTATAAGTATAATATGCTCATAAATACAAGATCTTGGCCTCTCAAGCTATATTACCGAAAGCACGATGATGGATAGAATCTCCGTACTTATATTATGGTTAGACTAATctctaaaagcttgatatttACTTAATAATGACAAATCTAATAAATCGAGGTTGATAACGGTATTGGAGCACAAAATCACGTGTTGTGCGcgtatgtatgtgtgtgtattgTAGTGTGACATTAAAATTGTCCAACAatgtcaaaatttaaaattacaatcTCGAACAATTTTTCCACTAAATTGGGCACCTTGAGAGATCTTGTGTCTTTAGCATGGTTCCAAGGAGAAGTCTTTGATGTGGCTCATGTAGTAAGAATTGACCGTatgaattaaatgttttaaaaaatgtaactgaaaaataaaatcatatttatccatatataaattgatttttaaaaattagcGAATTTCAATAAttctcttttaaaattttattttcgagTAATGAGGAAAACTCTTTTTTGTATCAATTAATTTtgtacttcaaaatatttgacaGAGACTTAACCAGGTTATGTTTGGAgaagtattttaaaaatgtttttaatgttgtatgagagaaaaaaaaacttaaaatatatgttcggacaatatttttataaaaaaattgatgaaaatattttaaaaaaattgttatcTAAGTTTTAAACAATAACAGTTTTTtgtatgttttaaaaaaaaacgtaAGTCAAACGGATAATAAATAAGAACCAAGAACAAAGAGAAAAAAttacaattaaattttttttatgttgtaCAAACACCTTCTTAGTTATTTTTTtaccataaaaatatttttataaaacaatttttagcatatttatttttaaaacaagttttataattaaaaaaacacttttataaaaacattttataaatacttaaaaaaaaCATCTTCGTATTTGTCCACGTTATATGAAAATTCTTAACATTGTAACTCATAAACAATTTTAAACATGTGTTTTTAACTCTTATATGATAGGATGCAACAAACACTCACCATTTAGACATTAGTGTACTTCGTCACTATTTGACTCATCGATCCACCAACACTTAAAATA
This genomic interval from Primulina eburnea isolate SZY01 chromosome 16, ASM2296580v1, whole genome shotgun sequence contains the following:
- the LOC140816266 gene encoding LOW QUALITY PROTEIN: ENHANCER OF AG-4 protein 2-like (The sequence of the model RefSeq protein was modified relative to this genomic sequence to represent the inferred CDS: inserted 2 bases in 1 codon; deleted 1 base in 1 codon); amino-acid sequence: MPPARKRGAKGSKTKNELSLGDLVLAKVKGFPAWPAKISRPEDWKRVPDPKKYFVQFFGTSEIAFVAPADIQAFTIEAKNKLSARCQGKTVKYFAQAAKEICEQYEKLQHESSSGTRDDNSEQTFASEHSTDPVVNDSLVVSEKVGIEVNESHCKLEVNGHPELGSKLEHCSQRHGEIECQDINPYLSGDVDRNLSPCISSGKTNEKSKDLSNVPSNVKKEGSGNAKAEARHSDSGRSELANGHQKKLAMGSKKKPEGTVXKNSSSAVPREHTGDGMRRKLSSDSNRKVSSAGNSKSALVAGKEKRIAVDKRRSDSKDNGRMDAEIDLEQSEVVSRKRMKTQHESEKLAFQTSEITCPAIISKCTDTGNDASMSRSQRNRKNDSRSPNVLDGKMSDIELKRSTSEGVPQNQQPSKIQINNESNHFTDDDDLPPTKRHRTTFDAMPSSATISESKLGGSASHKNDSVHPNKVRSPVSQLPSKRRAVRLYDDGDDDIPKTPVHGGFTSKVSVNPRAPDSKKKTVVQGESCVKDKLTSRDRGTIDDRSKEQAQCARVSNKAPSPNFQLGLVKMAGELSAARVSPNLAHLDDENLPAMEIRPVSVAPEKSPQSINSTRPLAEQQNINFSKEPGNVSLTKAPTGANNVLPTASDRLTSSPHEIITDRNNPASSREKRNAAVKSDSRINDSSHVVGHPNKNIAPLCERLDVGKREETSSSVNAKIPESVMSMKHLIAAAQARKREAHSQCSYGFLFPLLDIEAELHRKSLSPAPASRVFESSNTQQLDVQSLHSISPADVHHFSSTSQHENEVLEERMLSSSDHAIGGPLSGGTEAAVARDAFEGMIETLSRTKESIGRATRLAIDCAKYGIANEVVELLIRKLENEPSLHHRVDLFFLVDSITQCSHSQKGIAGSSYIPTVQSALARLIGAAAPPGAGAEENRRQVRKVLRLWIERKILPESVLRRYVDDIGVSNDDTSAGFSLRRPSRAERAIDDPLREMEGMFVDEYGSNATFQLPGLLSSRVFEDEEEEEDEEEDSLQTNFCKEIADTSPNEHSPVIRDPENCTVTPSDRRHRILEDVDGELEMEDVSGHQKDEKPLLTDGTFEVASFEPNSEGIFRSASNKLAEWLPSPEGSPPLPLGSPPVTPPLPTSPPPPPSQPPPPPPPPPPLPLLLSTTLPPPPPSSQQQLFPPLPIGPPPPVLCHQLLPPQPALISQHMPSLPSTVSTSSMLAFQPPPVLHEIGGTLTGNQHAHMVSCTQGFHIDASVRSEALSQQSSCFPPAGVGKAVEHIGYNSLRSVEYRQSDGYMNLQSSQHRQLPGSALFAHRPLHPEPPPQHPPTHFSYPKASVQQHQYPPYLLPNFSDSSRRYAADESWRMQVNEFSDSSHVGWMPAGRPCSNPPYPHEGYFEPPQERPAVNFPSAAPNSVAAASLISVHGAPVIPGRPDMSAVNWRPA